In Ahaetulla prasina isolate Xishuangbanna chromosome 5, ASM2864084v1, whole genome shotgun sequence, the following are encoded in one genomic region:
- the LOC131199643 gene encoding uncharacterized protein LOC131199643 yields the protein MEILQYPSPGVGGNGDFTVSFPWSGEGMEILQYPFPGVGREWRFYSIFPLKWGGNGDFTVAFPWSGMRMEILQYLFPGVGREWRFYSIFPLVWDANGDFTVSFPWSGEGMEILQYPSPGVGGNGDFTVSFPWSGEGMEILQYPFPGVGREWRFYSIFPLKWGGNGDFTVAFPWSGMRMEILQYLFPGVGREWRFYSIFPLEWGGNGDFTVSFPWSGMRMEILQYPSPGVGGNGDFTVSFPWSGEGMEILQYPFPGVGREWRFYSILPLEWVGMEILQYPFPGVGREWRFYSIFPLEWGGNGDFTVSFPWCGMRMEILQYLSPGVGREWRFYSILPLEWVGMEILQYPFPGVGREWRFYSIFPLEWRGNGDFTVSFPWSGEGMEILQYPFPGVGREWRFYSIFPLEWDGNGDFTLPFPCHTHQATPTEPVVKKLETHYWDT from the coding sequence atggagattttacagtatccttcccctggagtgggtgggaatggagattttacagtatcctttccctggagtggggagggaatggagattttacagtatcctttccctggagtggggagggaatggagattttatagtatctttcccctgaagtggggagggaatggagattttacagtagccttcccctggagtgggatgcgaatggagattttacagtatcttttccctggagtggggagggaatggagattttacagtatctttcccctggtgtgggatgcgaatggagattttacagtatctttcccctggagtggggagggaatggagattttacagtatccttcccctggagtgggtgggaatggagattttacagtatcctttccctggagtggggagggaatggagattttacagtatcctttccctggagtggggagggaatggagattttatagtatctttcccctgaagtggggagggaatggagattttacagtagccttcccctggagtgggatgcgaatggagattttacagtatcttttccctggagtggggagggaatggagattttacagtatctttcccctggagtggggagggaatggagattttacagtatccttcccctggagtgggatgcgaatggagattttacagtatccttcccctggagtgggtgggaatggagattttacagtatcctttccctggagtggggagggaatggagattttacagtatcctttccctggagtggggagggaatggagattttacagtatccttcccctggagtgggtgggaatggagattttacagtatcctttccctggagtggggagggaatggagattttacagtatctttcctctggagtggggagggaatggagattttacagtatccttcccctggtgtgggatgcgaatggagattttacagtatctttcccctggagtggggagggaatggagattttacagtatccttcccctggagtgggtgggaatggagattttacagtatcctttccctggagtggggagggaatggagattttacagtatctttcccctggagtggagagggaatggagattttacagtatcctttccctggagtggggagggaatggagattttacagtatcctttccctggagtggggagggaatggagattttacagtatctttcccctggagtgggatgggaatggagattttacattacccttcccctgccacacccaccaagccacgcccacagaaccggtagtaaaaaaacttgaaacccactactgggataCATGA